In Arthrobacter alpinus, a single window of DNA contains:
- a CDS encoding mannitol dehydrogenase family protein codes for MPQLNAENLDHLPETVAIPSYDRAKVTTGIVHFGVGGFHRAHQAMYLDRLMNAGKALDWGICGVGVLPHDAKMSQVMAEQDCLYTMLLKHPDGSREARVIGSMTEYLFAPADPESVIEKMASPDTRIVSLTVTEGGYNFHHVTGDFDAENPDVVHDLAPGVAPRTTFGLVTEALARRRTRGIAPFTVMSCDNIQGNGDVAKKMFTAFAELKDADLAAWMRENVAFPNSMVDRITPVTTDDDRSAIATEFGVVDQWPVVCEPFEQWVLEDHFTLGRPPFEQVGVQLVDDVEPYELMKLRLLNVSHQALCYFGTLAGYTYAHEVCQDPLFVQFLLDYMDLDGTPTLSPLPGVDLPLYKRTLIERFANEHVRDTLARLCAESSDRIPKWLVPVIWNNLENDGGISRSAGIVASWARYAEGTDENGAPLNVVDRLKEPLMAAAAQQHEDKLAFLRNRDVFGDLVDNERFTEAYLRTLDTLHNSGARAAVEELVALGR; via the coding sequence ATGCCACAACTCAATGCCGAGAACCTCGACCACCTGCCGGAAACGGTCGCGATTCCCAGTTATGACCGCGCCAAGGTCACCACGGGAATTGTGCATTTTGGTGTTGGCGGATTCCACCGCGCCCACCAGGCCATGTACCTTGACCGGCTCATGAACGCCGGCAAGGCGCTCGACTGGGGTATTTGCGGTGTTGGCGTGCTGCCCCACGATGCGAAGATGTCCCAGGTCATGGCCGAGCAGGACTGCCTCTACACAATGCTCCTCAAGCACCCGGACGGCAGCCGCGAGGCCCGCGTCATTGGCTCCATGACCGAGTATCTCTTTGCCCCGGCCGACCCCGAGTCCGTCATTGAAAAAATGGCATCCCCGGACACTCGCATTGTGTCCCTCACGGTAACCGAGGGCGGCTACAACTTCCACCACGTAACCGGAGATTTCGACGCCGAGAACCCGGACGTGGTCCATGACCTCGCGCCAGGAGTGGCCCCGCGCACCACGTTCGGCCTCGTCACGGAGGCGCTGGCCCGCCGTCGAACACGTGGAATTGCACCCTTCACGGTCATGTCCTGCGACAACATCCAGGGCAACGGCGATGTCGCCAAGAAGATGTTCACGGCCTTCGCCGAGCTCAAGGATGCGGACCTTGCGGCGTGGATGCGTGAAAACGTCGCGTTCCCGAACTCCATGGTGGACCGCATCACCCCCGTCACCACCGATGATGACCGCAGCGCCATCGCCACGGAGTTCGGCGTCGTTGACCAGTGGCCCGTGGTGTGCGAGCCGTTCGAGCAGTGGGTGCTGGAGGACCACTTCACCCTGGGCCGCCCTCCGTTCGAGCAGGTTGGCGTGCAGCTGGTGGACGATGTGGAGCCGTACGAGCTCATGAAGCTGCGCCTGCTCAACGTCAGCCACCAGGCCCTGTGCTACTTCGGCACGCTGGCCGGCTACACGTACGCACACGAGGTCTGCCAGGACCCGCTGTTTGTGCAGTTCCTGCTTGACTACATGGACCTCGACGGCACGCCCACTCTTTCCCCGCTCCCCGGCGTGGACCTCCCTCTTTACAAGCGCACCCTGATCGAGCGCTTCGCCAATGAGCACGTCCGCGACACCCTGGCCCGCCTCTGCGCAGAGAGTTCGGACCGCATTCCCAAGTGGCTGGTTCCGGTCATCTGGAACAACCTGGAGAACGACGGCGGGATCTCCCGCTCCGCTGGCATCGTCGCCTCCTGGGCGCGGTATGCCGAGGGGACGGACGAAAACGGTGCACCCCTGAACGTTGTTGACCGGTTGAAGGAGCCGCTCATGGCTGCTGCCGCACAACAGCACGAGGACAAGTTGGCGTTCCTGCGCAACCGCGACGTCTTCGGCGACCTCGTGGACAACGAACGCTTCACCGAGGCTTACCTGCGCACCTTGGACACCCTGCACAACAGTGGTGCCCGTGCGGCAGTCGAGGAGCTGGTGGCCCTGGGCCGCTAA